The following nucleotide sequence is from Thermostaphylospora chromogena.
CCGTAGGTGAGCGGGTAGCCGGGCGTGTCGGCGGACTCCGCGAGCGCCTTACGCACCACCTCGGGGACCGGATCGACCGGCGTGCCGACCGAGAGGTCGACGATGCCGCCGGGATGCTCTCGTGCCCGTTCCTTGTACGGAGCGAGGCGATCCCACGGAAAATCGGGCAGCCCTATCACAGCTCTCCCCAGCAGGTCGGCATGGCACGGCGCGCCCCCGCCGGAGGCCGGCAGGGGTGCACCCGATCAGTGATTCTCGCCCTGGGGCGGGAGGGCGGCGACGAGAGGATGGTCCTTCTCGATCTTGCCGACCTTGGATGCGCCTCCAGGCGAGCCGAGGTCGTCGAAGAACTCGACGTTGGCCTTGTAGAAGTCCTTCCACTGGTCGGGCAGGTCGTCCTCGTAGAAGATCGCCTCCACGGGGCAGACGGGCTCGCACGCGCCGCAGTCCACGCACTCGTCAGGGTGGATGTAAAGCATGCGCTCGCCCTCGTAGATGCAATCGACGGGGCACTCCTCGATGCACGCCTTGTCCAAGACGTCCACGCAAGGCTGCGCGATGACGTAGGTCACCTCGGGCTCCTCACTTCTCCGCACCTAGGCGCGACTTCGACCGCGGATTTCTAGGCCCTAGTATTGCCGTGCGCGTCAATACTCGGAAACGGAGGGGGGCAAAGTCGATGGCTCCGCGCGTCTTCGCCGCCCTCGCGGTCACCATAACCCCCCAGGACGTGGGCAAACGTGTGACCGTTCGCCGCCGGGTGCCCGAGGGCTTCCGGGACGCGGTGGGCGAGTTGCTCTCCTGGAGCGACGGCGTGCTCGTCGTGCGCAGGCGTAACGGCGAGTGCGTAGAGATCGACGAGCACACCATCGTCGCCGCCAAGGTGGTCACACCTCGCTGACCCGGCGACCTGTCATTTCCGGCATTTCACGCGGCGACACGGCACACCGGCCCCGCCTCCTCGACCAAGCCGGTCGTAGCGGCGAGTATTCATATCGTGACCGTACGCACTCGCGCAGCCGTTTTTGTGATCATCGCCACCGTTCTGGCCGGATGCTCGGCCCAGGAGGCTCCCGAGCAGGGCCGGTCTCAGGCCGATCAGCGCGTCGACCCGCGCGCGGCCTCCCTGAAAGAGGGCTTCTCCACCATGGACGGGCTGGTCGAGGCCGCCAAGAAGGAGGGCGTCCTCGTCGTGGCCGGCCTGCCGCACGACTGGGTCGACTTCGGGCAGATCATCTCTGCGTTCTCCGACAAATACGGCATCCGGGTGCGTGAGCTGGAGCCGCAGGCGAACAGCGCCCGCCAGATCGCGCTGGCCGCGGAGACGAAGCAGAAGGCCGACGCGCCCGACGTGTTCGACCTGACGCTGGACGTCGCCGTGGCGAACAAGCGGGATTTCGCCCCTTACCGGGTGCAGAGCTGGCAGGACATCCCCGACCACCTCAAGGACCACGGCGGCGCGTGGTACGCCGCCTACGGCGGCTACATGTCGATCGGCTACGACCCGCGCAAGGTCGCCGCGCCGTCCTCCTTCGCCGATCTGCTCAAGCCGGGGTACACGGTCGCCCTGCCCGGCGACCCGCGCCGCGCGGCAGGCGCCTTCCACGGTGTGATGGCGGCCTCGCTCGCCCCGGCCGCGAGCGACACCGAGCCGCAGGGCGACGCGGACGCCGACACCGACGCCGAGGAGGAGTCCTCCGGCATCGGTCCCTCCGGCGCCGACGCCGAGCGCGGGGTGCGGTTCTTCGCCCGGCTCAAGCGCACGGGCAACCTGGCGACCGGGAACAAGGCGCCCAACACCGTGATCGATTGGGATCACGTCAACGCGCGCCGGTCGTCCACCGCCGGGGAGGACGCGTGGAAGGTGGTCGTCCCGCGCGACGCCGTTCTCGCCTCCTACCACATCCAGGCGATCTCCAAGCGGGCCGCGCACCCGGCGGCGGCCCGGCTGTGGCAGGAGTTCCTCTTCTCCGACGAGGGCCAGAACCTCCTGCTGAAGGGGTTCGCCCGGCCGGTCCGCATGGAGGCCATGGAGATGCGCGGGACCGTCGACCGGGAGGCCGCGGCCAAGCTGCCGCCGGCGCCCGCGGCGAACCGACCGGCGTTCCTGACCGTCCCGGAGATCGACGCGGCCCGGACCCACCTGCGCAAAACCTGGGCCAAGAAGGTCGGCTGACGTTCCGCACGGTGCGCACCGGGCGGACTCCCCTCACCGGCCGCGGCGGGGCGATCCGTACGGGACGATATGTCGTGGGCGGAGCAAGGCTACAGTGACTACACCATCAGGTCAGTGGTCGTCTCAGAATGTGAGCTGGTCGCCTTGCGATTCGATACGCCGAGTTCGACGCGGTGGAACGCTCGCGCCTACGACAGCTCCTTCGGATACGTGTCGGCACACGGCGCCCCGCTGGTCGACCTGCTCGATCCGCGGCCGGGTGAGCGCATTCTGGATCTAGGCTGCGGCACGGGGGTACTCACCGCGGAGATCGCGGCACGCGGAGCCGAGGTGCTCGGTATCGACGGATCGCCCGCCATGATCGAGCAGGCCATGGCGCACTACCCCGGTATCGACTTCATCGTCGGCGACGGGCACGACTTCACGGTGGCGCAGCAGTACGACGCGGTCTTCTCCAACGCGGCGCTGCACTGGATGAGCCGCGACCCCTCGGCCGTCATCGCGAACGTGCGCGAGGCGCTCGTCCCGGGCGGCCGGTTCGTGGCCGAGATGGGCGGCGCGGGCAACTGCGCCGAGCTGACCGCGGCGATGTCCACCGCCTGGCGCGAGCACGGCCTGCGTGAGCCCGAGCTGCCGTGGTACTTCCCGTCCCCGGCCGAGTACGCGACCCGGTTGGAGAAGGGCGGTTTCATCGTCCGGCTGCTGGAGTACTTCGACCGTCCGACGCCGCTCGACGAATGCCCCGACGGCGCGGCCGACTGGGTTCGGATGTTCGCCTCCTCGCTTCTGCAAGGCTTGCCCGCAGAGCTCGTCGGCTCGCTCCTGCGGCGGGTGAACGAGCTGGCCGCGCCCGCGCTGCGCAGGGAGACCGGCTGGATGGCCGACTACGTACGGCTCCGGTTCGCGGCCGTACGGCGTTGATCCGCCCGATGCGGGCGGACGATTCGCCAGACTATGGTTCCTTTTAAGGTCTCCTCCGTAGCGTGTCGGCTCACGGTCTCAGCCCGGCCGTGTGATCGACGTGCCGAGGACGAAGGAGGGCTGATCAACGGTGAGACAGCCGGGGAGGCAACGGGATGAATTTCTGTCTGAGTGACCTCGTGCCGCCGCTGCGCTGGAGCGACGCGGCGG
It contains:
- a CDS encoding methyltransferase domain-containing protein; translation: MVVSECELVALRFDTPSSTRWNARAYDSSFGYVSAHGAPLVDLLDPRPGERILDLGCGTGVLTAEIAARGAEVLGIDGSPAMIEQAMAHYPGIDFIVGDGHDFTVAQQYDAVFSNAALHWMSRDPSAVIANVREALVPGGRFVAEMGGAGNCAELTAAMSTAWREHGLREPELPWYFPSPAEYATRLEKGGFIVRLLEYFDRPTPLDECPDGAADWVRMFASSLLQGLPAELVGSLLRRVNELAAPALRRETGWMADYVRLRFAAVRR
- the fdxA gene encoding ferredoxin: MTYVIAQPCVDVLDKACIEECPVDCIYEGERMLYIHPDECVDCGACEPVCPVEAIFYEDDLPDQWKDFYKANVEFFDDLGSPGGASKVGKIEKDHPLVAALPPQGENH